A region of Sphingomonas crusticola DNA encodes the following proteins:
- a CDS encoding DMT family protein translates to MPTILLLILSNLFMTTAWYWHLKGGMHKQLWLVVLISWGIAFFEYCLAVPANRLGYASGWSGGQLKIAQEAITLIIFGGFMVLVLGEPLHWRHLAAFLCIMAAVAFLFVGKP, encoded by the coding sequence ATGCCGACGATCCTCCTGCTGATTTTATCCAATCTTTTCATGACCACCGCCTGGTATTGGCACCTCAAAGGCGGGATGCACAAACAGCTGTGGCTGGTGGTGCTGATCAGCTGGGGCATCGCCTTCTTCGAATATTGCCTGGCGGTGCCGGCCAATCGGCTCGGCTATGCGAGCGGATGGAGCGGGGGGCAGCTAAAGATCGCGCAAGAGGCGATCACCCTGATCATCTTCGGCGGCTTCATGGTGCTGGTGCTGGGCGAGCCCTTGCATTGGCGCCACCTTGCCGCCTTCCTGTGCATCATGGCAGCGGTGGCCTTCCTGTTCGTCGGCAAACCTTGA
- the tsaD gene encoding tRNA (adenosine(37)-N6)-threonylcarbamoyltransferase complex transferase subunit TsaD, whose translation MALILGLESSCDETAAAVVTSDARVLSHRLAGQEAAHRPYGGVVPEIAARAHVEVLTPLTEAALKDAGVTLGQIDAIAATAGPGLIGGVMVGLVTGKTLALAAGKPFIGINHLEGHALSPRLADPDLEFPYLLLLVSGGHCQLLEVRGVGDYRRLATTIDDAAGEAFDKSAKLLGLGFPGGPAVEAAARAGDPKAVPLPRPLVGSAEPHFSFAGLKSAVLRARDAGLYSAEDIAASFQQAVIDCLVDRTRRAIGRASGMNALVVAGGVAANDAIRDALQTLAGQHDLRFVAPPMWLCTDNAAMIAWAGAERFALGLTDPLDMPARARWPLDPSAERARGAGVKA comes from the coding sequence GTGGCGCTGATCCTCGGCCTTGAATCCTCATGCGATGAGACCGCGGCGGCGGTGGTGACCTCGGACGCCCGAGTGCTGTCGCACAGATTGGCGGGGCAGGAGGCGGCGCATCGTCCTTATGGCGGCGTCGTGCCGGAGATTGCGGCGCGTGCCCATGTCGAGGTGCTGACGCCGCTGACGGAGGCTGCGCTCAAGGACGCCGGGGTCACGCTCGGACAGATCGACGCCATCGCCGCGACGGCCGGGCCGGGGCTGATCGGTGGAGTCATGGTCGGGCTGGTGACGGGCAAGACGCTCGCGCTGGCGGCAGGCAAGCCTTTCATCGGCATCAACCATCTCGAAGGCCACGCTTTGTCGCCACGGCTCGCCGATCCGGATCTGGAATTTCCCTATCTGCTGCTGCTCGTATCGGGCGGACATTGCCAATTGCTCGAGGTACGCGGCGTGGGCGATTATCGCCGGCTGGCGACCACGATTGACGACGCTGCCGGCGAAGCGTTCGACAAATCGGCGAAATTGCTGGGGTTAGGCTTTCCCGGCGGTCCGGCGGTGGAGGCGGCCGCGCGCGCGGGCGATCCCAAAGCGGTGCCTTTGCCCCGTCCTCTGGTGGGCTCGGCCGAACCGCATTTTTCTTTCGCTGGTTTGAAAAGTGCGGTGCTGCGCGCGCGCGACGCCGGCCTCTATTCGGCGGAAGATATCGCGGCATCGTTCCAGCAGGCGGTGATCGACTGCCTGGTCGATCGCACGCGCCGCGCGATCGGGCGCGCATCCGGGATGAATGCCTTGGTGGTGGCGGGCGGTGTTGCCGCCAACGATGCGATTCGCGACGCCCTGCAGACGCTGGCCGGACAGCATGATCTACGGTTCGTCGCTCCGCCAATGTGGCTTTGCACCGATAATGCCGCGATGATCGCCTGGGCGGGCGCGGAGCGGTTCGCGCTGGGCCTGACCGACCCGCTCGACATGCCGGCGCGCGCGCGCTGGCCGCTCGACCCTTCGGCGGAAAGGGCGCGCGGCGCGGGGGTGAAGGCATGA
- a CDS encoding NAD(P)H-dependent glycerol-3-phosphate dehydrogenase, translated as MRIGVIGGGAWGTALAQVASAGGEVLLWAYEPEVVQAINAAHENPIFLPGVALSPVIEATGDLAALAQCEALLVVTPAQHMRHILAAAPIDERPLILCSKGIEAETMALMSEAAAETCPAAPIAVLSGPTFASEVANGLPTAVTLACADEAVATRLATRIARPGFRPYRSTDVVGAEIGGAVKNVLAIACGVVEGAGLGKNARAALIARGFAEMTRFGLARGARPETLAGMSGLGDLVLTCSSEQSRNFSLGMGLGQGRDAASMMADRRTVAEGAFTAPVLVRAARAVGVELPISEAVAALLEGKVSVNAAVVALLARPLKDEAI; from the coding sequence ATGAGGATCGGCGTGATCGGCGGCGGGGCCTGGGGCACCGCGCTGGCGCAGGTGGCGAGCGCGGGCGGCGAGGTCTTGTTGTGGGCCTACGAACCGGAAGTGGTCCAGGCCATCAACGCCGCACACGAAAATCCGATCTTCCTGCCCGGGGTTGCACTGTCCCCGGTCATCGAAGCGACGGGCGATCTCGCGGCTCTGGCGCAGTGCGAGGCTTTGCTGGTGGTGACGCCGGCGCAGCATATGCGGCACATTTTGGCGGCGGCCCCGATCGACGAGCGGCCGCTCATTCTGTGTTCCAAGGGGATCGAAGCCGAAACGATGGCGCTGATGTCGGAGGCGGCGGCGGAGACGTGCCCCGCCGCGCCGATCGCGGTCTTGTCCGGACCGACCTTTGCCAGCGAAGTCGCCAACGGCCTGCCGACGGCGGTGACGCTTGCCTGCGCGGATGAGGCGGTGGCAACGCGGCTGGCGACACGCATCGCCCGGCCCGGCTTTCGCCCCTATCGCTCGACTGATGTCGTGGGCGCCGAGATTGGCGGTGCGGTCAAGAATGTGCTCGCGATCGCCTGCGGCGTCGTCGAGGGCGCCGGGCTCGGCAAGAATGCGCGCGCGGCCCTGATCGCGCGCGGCTTTGCGGAGATGACGCGTTTCGGACTGGCGCGGGGCGCCAGACCGGAGACGCTGGCGGGCATGTCCGGCCTGGGCGATCTGGTGCTAACCTGCTCGTCGGAGCAATCGCGCAATTTCTCGCTGGGGATGGGCCTCGGCCAGGGGCGCGATGCGGCGAGCATGATGGCGGACCGCCGCACGGTCGCCGAAGGGGCTTTCACCGCGCCGGTGCTGGTGCGGGCCGCGCGGGCCGTCGGCGTCGAACTGCCGATCTCGGAAGCGGTGGCAGCTTTGCTGGAAGGCAAGGTCAGCGTGAATGCCGCGGTCGTGGCGCTGCTGGCGCGGCCGTTAAAGGACGAGGCGATTTAG